A genomic segment from Bradyrhizobium sp. CB1015 encodes:
- a CDS encoding ABC transporter substrate-binding protein, with the protein MIMNRRSLLTTALTLGAMKAFPGLSYAQARPLVFATFTGSWEEAHKAVLVPAFRKANADAAMVLDPMLSVDQIAKVNAAKANPPIDVMLHDPGPALVAVGQDLVEPYPVEKSAYYKDLIAEAQEPMGPAPFFQVVGLTYNPEAVKTPPTSWADLWKPEFKGRVGITNLNSTLGTGWLVEIAKMRGGSEANVDPGFKALEELKPNLAAVAANPGALATLFQQGQIDISPGNFNAIQILKARGVPVEFVAPKEGAIAFKTTIHIVKNSPNRELAFKLIEAALMPEVQTTLMNPPYLIVPTNSKVTMGGEIARVLAKDTAELKKKFVFQDWKKINEQRSAWIERFNREIKI; encoded by the coding sequence ATGATCATGAACCGCAGAAGCCTGCTGACCACGGCGCTCACGCTCGGAGCCATGAAGGCGTTTCCAGGCCTGAGCTACGCCCAGGCGCGCCCGCTGGTGTTTGCGACCTTCACCGGCAGCTGGGAGGAAGCCCACAAGGCCGTGCTGGTGCCGGCGTTCCGCAAAGCCAATGCGGACGCCGCGATGGTGCTCGATCCCATGCTCTCTGTCGACCAGATCGCCAAGGTCAACGCAGCCAAGGCCAATCCGCCGATCGACGTCATGCTGCACGATCCAGGCCCCGCCCTCGTCGCCGTCGGCCAGGACCTGGTCGAGCCCTATCCGGTCGAGAAGAGCGCCTATTACAAGGACCTGATCGCCGAGGCACAGGAGCCGATGGGCCCCGCCCCGTTCTTCCAGGTCGTCGGGCTCACCTACAATCCGGAAGCGGTCAAGACGCCGCCGACGTCGTGGGCCGATCTCTGGAAGCCGGAATTCAAGGGCCGCGTCGGCATCACCAACCTCAACTCGACGCTCGGCACCGGCTGGCTGGTCGAAATCGCCAAGATGCGCGGCGGCTCGGAGGCCAATGTCGATCCCGGCTTCAAGGCGCTGGAGGAGCTCAAGCCCAACCTCGCCGCGGTCGCCGCCAATCCCGGCGCGCTCGCCACCCTGTTCCAGCAGGGCCAGATCGATATCTCGCCCGGCAATTTCAACGCCATCCAGATCCTGAAAGCGCGCGGCGTGCCGGTCGAGTTCGTGGCCCCGAAGGAAGGCGCCATCGCCTTCAAGACCACGATCCACATCGTCAAGAACTCGCCGAACCGCGAGCTCGCCTTCAAGCTGATCGAGGCGGCGCTGATGCCGGAGGTGCAGACCACGCTGATGAACCCGCCCTATCTGATCGTGCCGACCAATTCCAAGGTGACGATGGGCGGCGAGATCGCGCGCGTGCTGGCCAAGGACACCGCCGAGCTGAAGAAGAAGTTCGTGTTCCAGGACTGGAAGAAGATCAACGAGCAGCGCTCGGCCTGGATCGAGCGCTTCAACCGCGAGATCAAGATCTAA
- a CDS encoding ABC transporter ATP-binding protein produces the protein MADAPSGRSLVVDAVTHRYPSGALAVENINLDIKGGEIIALLGPSGCGKTTLLRIIAGFIAQTQGRIIIGDDIVDALPPNKRAVGIVFQNYALFPHLSISENVAYGLAARGIDKATRQREAQRLLELVQLPAMAERLPRQLSGGQQQRVALARALAIKPSILLLDEPFAALDKNLRLDMQIEVKRLQRVSGITTLIVTHDQEEALSMADRVAVLSHGKLEQFGSPSDVYDRPQTLFVNTFVGSTNRMPGVVVSADRTAAKVRLDAGAEIIARPAGGALSEGGRVTVCIRPEHLQFVGDETGFAGVVGMSLPLGATVVHEVTTADGSGVKVSQARIGETRALENGAAVRLAPLAPSLANAFPATL, from the coding sequence ATGGCTGATGCGCCAAGCGGCCGATCGCTCGTCGTCGATGCGGTCACCCACCGGTATCCGAGTGGCGCGCTCGCGGTCGAGAACATCAATCTCGACATCAAGGGCGGCGAGATCATCGCCCTGCTCGGCCCGTCCGGCTGCGGCAAGACAACGCTGCTGCGCATCATCGCCGGCTTCATCGCGCAGACGCAAGGGAGGATCATCATCGGCGATGACATCGTCGATGCGTTGCCGCCGAACAAGCGCGCAGTCGGCATCGTGTTCCAGAATTACGCGCTGTTCCCGCACCTGTCGATCAGCGAGAATGTCGCCTACGGCCTCGCCGCCCGCGGCATCGACAAGGCGACACGCCAGCGCGAGGCACAGCGCCTGCTGGAGCTGGTACAGCTGCCGGCTATGGCCGAACGGCTGCCGCGGCAGCTCTCCGGCGGCCAGCAGCAGCGCGTTGCGCTCGCCCGCGCGCTCGCGATCAAGCCGTCGATCCTGCTGCTCGACGAGCCCTTTGCCGCGCTCGACAAGAATTTGCGGCTGGACATGCAGATCGAGGTCAAGCGGCTGCAGCGTGTCTCCGGCATCACGACGCTGATCGTCACGCACGACCAGGAAGAAGCGCTGTCGATGGCCGATCGTGTCGCCGTGCTGAGCCATGGCAAGCTCGAGCAGTTCGGCTCGCCATCGGACGTCTACGACCGTCCGCAGACGCTGTTCGTCAACACCTTCGTCGGCTCCACCAACCGCATGCCCGGTGTCGTGGTCTCGGCGGACCGCACAGCGGCGAAGGTGCGCCTCGACGCTGGCGCGGAGATCATCGCACGACCCGCAGGCGGTGCGCTCAGCGAGGGCGGCCGCGTCACCGTCTGCATCCGCCCTGAGCATCTGCAATTCGTCGGCGACGAGACCGGCTTTGCCGGCGTCGTCGGCATGTCGCTGCCGCTGGGCGCAACCGTCGTGCACGAGGTCACCACTGCCGACGGCTCCGGCGTCAAGGTTTCTCAGGCGCGCATCGGCGAGACGCGCGCCCTTGAGAACGGCGCGGCGGTGCGCCTCGCGCCGCTCGCCCCATCGCTCGCCAACGCCTTTCCCGCAACGCTTTAG
- a CDS encoding amidase produces MTSDRSICDLTATELARAVARGEVSSREAVEAHLARIASLDRQLAAFVTVDADGARRAAQMCDAASAPIGPLHGVPIAIKDLTDTARLATTYGSVLFRDHVPAEDDLVVARLRRAGAIILGKTNTPEFGFGAVCTNRLCGPTRNPFDPALTSGGSSGGSAVAVASGMVPLAHGTDFGGSARTPASFCGVASIRPTPGRIASPRRPLGWDMLATHGFLARGVDDLELALSVCAGGDANDPLSLGSAGDDPPIADRVRIAVTPEFGVAPVAREVRVRFAAACEAFARVADVVPSSPDCGGSIEAFRTLRAAHIASAYGELLRTRRAELTPTVIWNIEAGANLSAQDYLNAERRRTTIYRSFRELFARADVLVAPAASVLPWPNEIADVTAIDGAALETPIDYLAVTFIVSLVGFPVLTLPVPRGENELPFGIQIIAPPGCESRLFAFGRVLENELGFSHRRPSL; encoded by the coding sequence ATGACATCGGATCGATCGATTTGCGACCTCACGGCCACCGAGCTTGCCCGCGCCGTTGCGAGGGGCGAAGTGTCCTCGCGAGAGGCCGTCGAAGCGCATCTGGCGCGAATTGCCAGTCTCGATCGGCAATTGGCGGCATTCGTGACGGTGGATGCGGACGGCGCCCGCCGCGCAGCGCAGATGTGCGATGCGGCCTCTGCGCCGATCGGCCCGCTGCACGGCGTGCCCATCGCGATCAAGGACCTCACCGACACTGCGCGACTGGCGACGACTTACGGATCGGTGCTGTTCCGCGATCACGTCCCGGCCGAGGACGATCTCGTGGTCGCGCGGCTGCGGCGCGCCGGGGCGATCATTCTGGGCAAGACCAACACGCCGGAGTTCGGCTTCGGCGCGGTCTGCACCAACAGATTGTGCGGGCCGACACGCAATCCGTTCGATCCCGCGCTGACCTCGGGCGGATCCTCCGGCGGCTCTGCCGTCGCGGTCGCATCCGGCATGGTGCCGCTGGCGCATGGCACCGATTTCGGCGGCTCCGCGCGCACGCCCGCCAGCTTCTGCGGCGTCGCCTCGATCCGGCCGACACCCGGCCGAATTGCATCGCCGCGCCGGCCGCTCGGCTGGGACATGCTGGCGACCCACGGCTTCCTCGCCCGCGGTGTCGATGATCTCGAACTCGCGTTGTCGGTCTGCGCCGGAGGCGATGCGAATGATCCGCTCTCGCTCGGCAGCGCCGGTGATGATCCACCTATCGCCGACCGTGTCCGGATTGCGGTCACGCCCGAGTTCGGCGTGGCGCCCGTTGCGCGCGAGGTTCGCGTGCGCTTCGCTGCGGCGTGCGAGGCATTCGCGCGTGTTGCCGATGTCGTGCCATCCTCGCCCGACTGCGGCGGGTCGATCGAAGCCTTCCGCACCTTGCGCGCCGCGCACATCGCCAGCGCTTACGGCGAGTTGCTGAGGACGCGCCGCGCCGAGCTCACGCCGACGGTGATCTGGAATATCGAGGCCGGCGCAAACCTGTCCGCGCAGGATTACCTCAATGCCGAGCGCCGTCGCACGACGATCTACCGCAGCTTCCGCGAGCTGTTCGCTCGCGCCGATGTCCTTGTCGCGCCGGCCGCGTCCGTCTTGCCCTGGCCGAATGAAATCGCCGACGTCACTGCCATCGACGGGGCCGCGCTGGAGACGCCGATCGACTATCTCGCCGTCACCTTCATCGTGTCGCTGGTCGGTTTCCCGGTGTTGACCCTGCCGGTGCCGCGCGGCGAGAATGAGCTGCCCTTCGGCATCCAGATCATCGCGCCGCCAGGATGCGAATCCCGCTTGTTTGCCTTCGGCCGCGTGCTCGAGAACGAACTGGGTTTTTCGCATCGCCGGCCGTCGCTCTGA
- a CDS encoding aspartate/glutamate racemase family protein: MKLLLLNPNTSTEVTQLMLRVGQRAASEGTELVPCTATRGVPYIATRTEAQIGGAIALEMLADQHKKVDAAIIAAFGDPGLFAARETFDIPVVGMAEAAMLTACMAGRRFAIVTFAQALGPWYEECVRAHGLWERCAGIRMLDTPFQAISEVGTEKEDMLVELAGRAIVEDEADVLIFAGAPLSGLAERVADRIPVPVVDQVIASVKQAEALHALRLRKAIAGTFRRPAAKPTMGLADALAARLEHRDS; encoded by the coding sequence ATGAAGCTGCTCCTGCTCAACCCCAACACCAGCACCGAGGTCACGCAGCTGATGCTGAGGGTCGGGCAGCGCGCCGCCTCAGAAGGCACCGAGCTGGTCCCGTGCACCGCGACCCGCGGCGTGCCTTATATCGCCACCCGCACCGAGGCGCAGATCGGCGGCGCCATTGCGCTGGAGATGCTGGCCGACCAGCACAAGAAGGTCGACGCCGCGATCATCGCGGCGTTCGGCGATCCCGGCCTGTTCGCCGCGCGCGAGACCTTCGACATTCCCGTGGTCGGCATGGCGGAAGCTGCGATGCTGACCGCCTGCATGGCCGGACGCCGCTTTGCCATCGTCACCTTCGCCCAGGCGCTGGGGCCCTGGTACGAGGAATGCGTCCGCGCCCACGGGCTGTGGGAGCGCTGCGCCGGCATCCGCATGCTCGATACGCCGTTTCAGGCGATCTCCGAGGTCGGCACCGAGAAGGAAGACATGCTGGTCGAGCTCGCCGGGCGCGCCATCGTCGAGGACGAGGCCGACGTGCTGATCTTTGCCGGCGCCCCGCTCTCGGGCCTTGCCGAGCGCGTCGCCGACCGGATCCCCGTCCCCGTGGTTGATCAGGTCATAGCTTCAGTGAAGCAAGCCGAGGCGCTACATGCGCTACGCCTGCGCAAGGCAATAGCGGGCACGTTCCGCCGCCCCGCCGCAAAACCGACCATGGGCCTTGCCGATGCGCTCGCCGCCCGGCTCGAGCATCGCGACAGCTGA
- a CDS encoding GntR family transcriptional regulator, which yields MQPKSEAPKGRKSPKLKRMGLHERAAARMRTMIIRGELPPGSQTQETKLSKELGVSRTPLREAMKVLAAEGLIELRPNRSPRIADIAVDGISELFEALAGIERLAAELAAERATERDLARLRTLQTRMEGHHRNGKLDDYFAINGEIHNTIVRMARNTPLREAHETLISRAERARYLALGADRRWSNSVDEHADILTALEARDGEAAGRLLGAHVARTGTALLEVLAASQAKRPAA from the coding sequence GTGCAGCCAAAATCGGAAGCGCCAAAGGGACGAAAGTCGCCCAAACTCAAGCGGATGGGCCTGCACGAGCGCGCCGCCGCGCGGATGCGGACGATGATCATTCGCGGCGAGCTGCCGCCGGGCTCGCAGACCCAGGAGACCAAGCTGTCGAAGGAGCTCGGCGTGTCGCGCACCCCCTTGCGCGAGGCGATGAAGGTGCTGGCGGCGGAAGGATTGATCGAGCTGCGTCCCAATCGCAGCCCGCGCATTGCCGATATCGCGGTCGACGGCATCTCGGAATTGTTCGAGGCGCTCGCCGGCATCGAGCGGCTCGCCGCCGAGCTCGCCGCGGAGCGCGCCACCGAGCGCGATCTCGCCCGCCTGCGCACGCTCCAGACCCGGATGGAAGGTCATCACCGCAACGGCAAGCTCGACGATTATTTCGCCATCAATGGCGAGATCCACAACACCATCGTCCGCATGGCGCGCAACACGCCGCTGCGCGAGGCGCACGAGACGCTGATCTCCCGCGCCGAACGCGCGCGCTATCTCGCGCTCGGCGCCGACAGGCGCTGGAGCAATTCGGTCGATGAGCACGCCGACATCCTCACCGCCCTCGAAGCGCGCGACGGCGAAGCGGCCGGCCGCCTGCTCGGCGCGCACGTCGCGCGGACCGGCACGGCGCTGCTGGAAGTCCTCGCCGCCTCTCAGGCCAAGCGACCGGCGGCATGA